One window of the Halobacillus litoralis genome contains the following:
- the sucD gene encoding succinate--CoA ligase subunit alpha: MSVYIDKNTKVIVQGITGSTALFHTKQMVEYGTQIVGGVTPGKGGTEVEGIPVYNTVSEAVEKTGANASVIYVPAPFAADAIMEATDADMDLAICITEHIPVLDMIKVKRYMEGKKTRLVGPNCPGVITPDECKIGIMPGYIHKKGHVGVVSRSGTLTYEAVHQLSESGLGQSTAVGIGGDPVNGTDFIDVLKAFNEDADTEAVIMIGEIGGTAEEEAAEWVKANMSKPVVGFIGGRTAPPGKRMGHAGAIISGGKGTADEKIRVMNECGIEVAETPSVMGETLIQVLKDQNLFEKCKTH; the protein is encoded by the coding sequence ATGAGTGTATATATTGATAAGAATACAAAAGTCATTGTTCAAGGTATCACCGGCTCGACTGCATTATTCCATACAAAACAAATGGTTGAATACGGTACACAAATCGTCGGTGGAGTCACACCAGGCAAAGGCGGGACAGAAGTAGAAGGTATCCCTGTCTATAACACTGTCTCTGAAGCAGTCGAAAAAACTGGAGCAAATGCTTCGGTCATTTACGTTCCTGCTCCATTCGCAGCAGATGCGATCATGGAAGCTACAGATGCAGACATGGATCTTGCTATTTGTATTACAGAACACATTCCAGTGCTTGATATGATCAAAGTGAAGCGTTACATGGAAGGTAAGAAGACTCGCCTTGTCGGTCCTAACTGCCCTGGTGTCATTACACCGGATGAATGTAAAATCGGTATCATGCCTGGATACATTCATAAAAAAGGTCACGTAGGTGTTGTGTCTCGTTCTGGTACATTGACATATGAAGCGGTCCACCAGCTTTCTGAGTCTGGACTCGGTCAATCTACAGCAGTAGGAATCGGCGGAGACCCTGTCAATGGCACGGACTTCATCGATGTTCTAAAAGCTTTCAATGAGGATGCTGATACTGAAGCGGTCATCATGATCGGTGAAATCGGTGGTACAGCTGAAGAAGAAGCCGCTGAATGGGTGAAAGCAAATATGAGTAAGCCTGTTGTCGGCTTTATCGGTGGTCGTACAGCTCCTCCAGGGAAGCGTATGGGGCACGCCGGCGCCATCATCTCTGGTGGTAAAGGTACAGCTGATGAGAAGATTCGTGTCATGAATGAATGTGGCATCGAAGTGGCTGAAACCCCTTCTGTTATGGGTGAAACCCTCATCCAGGTATTAAAAGACCAAAACCTTTTTGAAAAATGTAAAACACATTAA
- the sucC gene encoding ADP-forming succinate--CoA ligase subunit beta, which yields MNIHEYQGKQIMRDFGVSVPNGHVAYTVDEAVEAAKKLGSDVTVVKAQIHAGGRGKAGGVKIAKNLDEVRTYADEILGKTLVTHQTGPEGKEVKRLLIEEGCDIQSEYYVGLVLDRATSKVTMMASEEGGTEIEEVAAETPEKIFKEVIDPVTGLTPFQARRLAFNINIPKEALGKAVKFMLGLYDVFLKKDCSVAEINPLVTTGDGDVLALDSKLNFDDNALFRQKDIAELRDLDEEDPKEVEASKYDLSYIALDGNIGCMVNGAGLAMATMDTIKHYSGDPANFLDVGGGATTEKVTEAFKIILSDDNVKGIFVNIFGGIMKCDVIAEGVVEATKQIGLTLPLVVRLEGTNVDAGKKILEESGLNITSADSMAEGAQKIVELVK from the coding sequence ATGAACATTCACGAGTATCAAGGAAAACAAATCATGCGTGATTTTGGCGTTTCAGTGCCAAACGGCCACGTAGCATATACCGTAGATGAAGCTGTTGAAGCAGCTAAGAAATTAGGTAGTGACGTGACTGTAGTCAAAGCACAAATCCATGCAGGTGGACGTGGAAAAGCCGGTGGAGTCAAGATCGCCAAGAATCTTGATGAGGTGCGTACATACGCTGATGAGATACTAGGTAAAACACTTGTAACCCATCAGACAGGACCAGAAGGTAAAGAAGTGAAGCGCTTACTCATCGAAGAGGGATGCGACATCCAAAGCGAGTACTATGTAGGCCTTGTCCTGGACCGTGCTACTAGCAAGGTGACTATGATGGCATCAGAAGAAGGCGGTACAGAGATTGAAGAAGTAGCCGCTGAAACACCGGAGAAGATCTTCAAAGAAGTAATCGATCCAGTTACAGGCTTGACACCATTCCAAGCACGCCGTCTTGCTTTCAACATCAATATTCCTAAAGAAGCATTAGGCAAAGCAGTCAAATTCATGTTGGGCCTTTATGATGTTTTCTTGAAGAAAGATTGCTCTGTTGCGGAAATCAATCCACTTGTAACAACAGGGGACGGAGATGTATTAGCACTTGATTCAAAATTGAACTTTGACGATAATGCATTATTCCGTCAAAAAGACATTGCTGAATTGCGTGATCTTGATGAAGAAGATCCGAAAGAAGTTGAAGCTTCGAAATATGACTTGAGTTACATCGCTCTTGATGGAAACATCGGATGTATGGTCAATGGAGCTGGCTTAGCAATGGCGACAATGGATACAATCAAACACTATAGCGGTGATCCTGCCAACTTCCTTGATGTAGGTGGCGGAGCTACTACGGAAAAAGTCACAGAAGCATTTAAAATCATCCTTTCTGATGACAATGTCAAAGGGATTTTCGTCAATATCTTCGGTGGCATCATGAAGTGTGATGTAATCGCAGAAGGTGTCGTAGAGGCCACGAAACAAATCGGTCTAACATTACCACTTGTCGTACGTCTAGAAGGAACGAATGTGGATGCAGGGAAGAAAATCCTTGAAGAATCCGGATTGAATATCACGTCTGCTGACTCTATGGCAGAAGGCGCACAAAAAATCGTTGAACTAGTCAAGTAG
- a CDS encoding EscU/YscU/HrcU family type III secretion system export apparatus switch protein, with product MKHERKEAIALSYQSEQESAPQVTAKGKGYVAENILAKAEENQIPVQEDATLVELLSELNINEQIPEELYHVVAEVFAFIYKADKG from the coding sequence ATGAAGCATGAGAGAAAAGAAGCCATTGCTCTTAGTTATCAATCCGAACAAGAATCTGCTCCCCAAGTAACAGCTAAAGGGAAAGGTTACGTAGCTGAAAACATATTAGCAAAAGCGGAAGAAAACCAAATTCCCGTCCAAGAGGATGCAACTTTAGTTGAACTTTTATCAGAGTTGAACATCAACGAGCAAATTCCTGAAGAATTATATCATGTAGTAGCAGAGGTGTTCGCCTTCATTTATAAGGCGGACAAGGGATAA
- a CDS encoding ribonuclease HII: MARLTVMHVKEMLNDPLLTEEELQGFRNDERKGVQKLIERYDAEKRKEAQLQQQYEDMLVFEYEQYRKGKRVVAGIDEAGRGPLAGPVVAGAVILPENYYLEGLNDSKKLSLSQRENYFDHIKADAFWSVGIVCNEEIDRLNIYQATKLAMQRAVDNLPVRPEHLLIDAMEMNHAPCTQTSLVKGDQRSVSIAAASVIAKVTRDRMMADLDERYPMYQFRSNQGYGTKDHLRALEMYGASPYHRLSFAPVKEVI; this comes from the coding sequence ATGGCTCGGTTAACGGTGATGCATGTGAAAGAAATGCTGAATGACCCCCTATTGACGGAGGAAGAACTCCAAGGTTTTCGAAATGATGAACGCAAAGGGGTTCAAAAGCTTATCGAACGATATGATGCTGAGAAGCGGAAAGAAGCTCAATTGCAGCAGCAGTATGAGGATATGTTGGTTTTTGAATATGAACAGTACCGTAAAGGGAAAAGAGTTGTTGCAGGTATTGATGAGGCAGGGAGAGGGCCATTAGCTGGCCCGGTCGTGGCCGGGGCTGTCATTTTACCAGAAAACTATTATTTAGAAGGATTGAATGACTCTAAAAAATTGTCTTTGAGCCAGAGAGAGAATTATTTTGATCATATTAAAGCAGACGCGTTTTGGAGTGTAGGCATTGTCTGCAATGAAGAGATCGATCGATTGAATATTTACCAGGCCACAAAGCTGGCTATGCAGCGGGCTGTGGATAATCTGCCGGTGCGTCCTGAGCATTTATTGATAGATGCGATGGAGATGAACCATGCTCCATGTACCCAAACAAGTCTAGTAAAGGGGGATCAGAGAAGTGTTTCGATTGCTGCAGCTAGTGTTATTGCTAAAGTGACACGTGATCGCATGATGGCTGATCTGGATGAGCGCTATCCAATGTACCAATTCCGCTCTAACCAAGGCTATGGCACAAAAGATCACTTGAGAGCTTTGGAAATGTATGGAGCATCCCCATATCACCGGTTGAGTTTTGCACCAGTGAAGGAAGTGATTTAG
- the ylqF gene encoding ribosome biogenesis GTPase YlqF, which yields MTIQWFPGHMAKAKREVAEKLKLVDFVIELVDARAPLSSQNPMLHGILQEKPKMVVLMKKDLADPEITEKWIQHFKNRGVTSVAIEANRKQDVQKVIQKAKDLGKEKLDKLRAKGIRPRASRAMIIGIPNVGKSTLINRLANKKMATTGDKPGVTKKQQWIKVKKEFELLDTPGILWPKFEEEEVGYRLASIGTIKDQILPKEDVAAYVLDYLKAYYPAFLEERFGFEDFDDMMEAFEHIGRKRGCLESGGHVNFEKVSDIILQDLRDGKLGLISFERPE from the coding sequence ATGACCATTCAATGGTTCCCTGGTCATATGGCCAAAGCGAAAAGAGAAGTAGCGGAAAAGCTGAAGCTGGTCGATTTTGTCATCGAACTAGTAGACGCACGGGCTCCTTTATCTTCTCAAAACCCTATGCTTCATGGTATTTTGCAAGAAAAACCAAAAATGGTTGTTCTTATGAAAAAAGATTTAGCAGACCCTGAGATAACAGAAAAGTGGATCCAGCATTTCAAAAACAGAGGGGTCACTTCTGTAGCTATTGAAGCTAACCGAAAGCAGGATGTCCAGAAAGTCATCCAAAAAGCGAAAGATCTTGGTAAAGAAAAGTTGGATAAGCTCAGAGCTAAAGGTATAAGACCTAGAGCATCCAGAGCAATGATAATAGGGATCCCTAATGTCGGAAAATCGACCCTGATCAATCGGCTGGCAAACAAAAAAATGGCAACAACTGGCGATAAGCCGGGAGTTACGAAAAAACAGCAGTGGATTAAAGTGAAGAAAGAGTTTGAGCTATTGGATACTCCTGGGATTCTTTGGCCGAAGTTCGAAGAAGAGGAAGTCGGTTATCGCCTTGCTTCTATTGGAACCATTAAGGATCAGATCCTGCCGAAAGAAGATGTTGCAGCATATGTATTGGATTATTTGAAAGCCTATTACCCTGCTTTTCTTGAAGAACGGTTCGGTTTCGAGGACTTCGATGATATGATGGAAGCTTTTGAACACATTGGCAGGAAGCGCGGATGCCTGGAGAGTGGCGGTCATGTCAATTTTGAAAAGGTATCTGATATCATTTTGCAAGATTTAAGAGATGGCAAGTTAGGCCTCATCAGTTTTGAGCGTCCTGAATAG
- the lepB gene encoding signal peptidase I, whose protein sequence is MKQQWLDWIKAFVIAAVLAIVVRVFLLAPVVVEGPSMLTTLHSGDHLIVSKLNYSLGSPERFDVVVFHATERKDYIKRVIGLPGDRITYEDDQLFVNGEAMEEPFLNERKKQIAEDQLLTDDFKIEELPGGHEVVPQGHLLVLGDNRNNSTDSRMLGMISDDQVVGQAVLSYWPLSRISLVN, encoded by the coding sequence ATGAAACAACAGTGGTTGGATTGGATCAAAGCCTTTGTCATTGCAGCTGTACTAGCAATAGTAGTACGTGTCTTTCTTCTCGCACCGGTGGTCGTCGAAGGGCCCTCGATGCTCACGACGCTGCACAGCGGGGATCATTTGATTGTAAGTAAGCTTAACTATTCTCTAGGGTCTCCTGAACGATTCGATGTCGTGGTATTTCATGCTACGGAACGTAAAGACTACATAAAACGGGTAATCGGCCTTCCTGGCGACCGGATCACATATGAAGATGACCAATTATTTGTCAATGGTGAAGCAATGGAAGAGCCGTTTTTAAACGAGCGTAAGAAACAAATCGCGGAGGACCAATTGTTGACAGATGACTTTAAAATCGAAGAGCTCCCAGGTGGTCATGAAGTCGTCCCGCAAGGACATCTGCTTGTCCTCGGGGATAATAGGAATAATTCAACAGACAGCCGAATGCTCGGAATGATTAGTGATGATCAAGTTGTCGGACAAGCGGTGCTATCGTATTGGCCGTTGTCCCGCATCAGCTTAGTCAATTAG
- the rplS gene encoding 50S ribosomal protein L19: MQQLIHDITKEQLRTDHPNFRPGDTVKVHVKVVEGTRERIQVYEGVVIKRQNGGISETFTVRKITYGVGVERTFPVHSPRIAKIERSRRGKVRQAKLYYLRNLRGKAARIKEII; this comes from the coding sequence ATGCAGCAATTGATTCATGACATTACAAAAGAACAGCTTCGTACAGATCATCCTAACTTTCGTCCTGGTGATACTGTCAAAGTACACGTGAAGGTTGTCGAGGGTACTCGCGAGCGTATCCAGGTCTACGAAGGTGTTGTCATTAAACGTCAAAATGGCGGAATCAGCGAAACATTTACAGTTCGTAAGATTACTTACGGCGTAGGTGTTGAGCGTACATTCCCAGTCCATTCACCACGTATCGCAAAAATTGAGCGTTCCCGTCGTGGTAAAGTACGTCAAGCTAAGCTTTACTACTTGCGTAACCTACGCGGTAAAGCAGCACGTATCAAAGAAATTATCTAA
- the trmD gene encoding tRNA (guanosine(37)-N1)-methyltransferase TrmD, with protein sequence MHIDILTLFPEMFEGVLNHSIMKRAQEQKAFSYQYVNFRDYTANKHNKVDDYPYGGGAGLVLSPQPIFDSIHEVKEKAAKPPRVVLLCPQGEPHTQQKAEELSSEDHLVFICGHYEGYDERIRQELVTDEISIGDYVLTGGELGAMVVIDSVVRLLPGVLGNEQSAPMDSFSNGLLEHPHYTRPADFRGSRVPDVLLSGNHAKIDEWRHYQSLKRTFERRPDLLVDRKLSAKEESWLEELKNS encoded by the coding sequence ATGCATATTGATATTTTGACGCTGTTTCCTGAAATGTTTGAGGGAGTTTTGAATCATTCAATTATGAAGCGAGCCCAGGAACAGAAGGCTTTTTCTTACCAATATGTGAATTTTCGGGATTATACGGCGAATAAGCATAACAAAGTCGATGACTATCCATATGGAGGAGGCGCAGGTCTTGTCCTTTCCCCTCAACCAATTTTCGATAGCATTCATGAGGTGAAAGAAAAAGCAGCTAAGCCTCCACGCGTTGTCCTCCTCTGTCCTCAAGGAGAGCCGCATACCCAACAAAAGGCGGAAGAACTCTCAAGTGAAGATCACCTTGTATTCATTTGCGGACATTACGAAGGCTATGATGAGCGTATTCGCCAGGAACTAGTTACAGATGAAATCTCGATTGGTGACTATGTCCTGACAGGAGGAGAGCTTGGGGCTATGGTCGTGATCGACTCGGTGGTCCGTTTACTTCCGGGAGTGCTTGGTAATGAACAATCGGCTCCTATGGATTCTTTTTCAAACGGCTTATTAGAGCATCCTCATTATACCAGGCCGGCAGACTTCAGAGGCAGTAGAGTACCCGATGTGCTTTTATCCGGGAACCACGCCAAAATCGACGAGTGGAGACACTATCAATCACTGAAGCGTACATTTGAACGACGGCCGGATCTGTTAGTTGACAGGAAGTTGTCAGCAAAAGAAGAATCTTGGCTTGAAGAATTGAAAAATAGCTAG
- the rimM gene encoding ribosome maturation factor RimM (Essential for efficient processing of 16S rRNA) produces MEKQMYNVGKIINTHGIKGEVKIHRITDFDERFAPGQLLYWVNDQDDPKPLVVRSHRMHKGFDLVSFEDHYSINDVEGYKNGSLMVAEDAQDELEDHEFYFREIIGCKVYLESGEELGEVKEILTPGANDVWVVERKQDSDVLIPYIEPVVKEVDPARQVIIIDPIEGLLD; encoded by the coding sequence ATGGAAAAACAGATGTACAATGTAGGAAAAATCATTAATACGCATGGAATTAAAGGAGAAGTGAAAATTCATCGCATTACAGACTTCGATGAACGTTTCGCACCTGGGCAGCTTTTGTATTGGGTGAATGATCAAGATGATCCGAAGCCACTGGTCGTCCGCAGTCATCGGATGCATAAAGGTTTTGATTTGGTGAGCTTTGAAGATCATTACTCCATCAATGATGTGGAAGGCTACAAAAATGGAAGCCTAATGGTAGCAGAAGATGCACAGGATGAGCTTGAGGATCATGAGTTTTACTTTCGGGAAATCATTGGATGTAAGGTTTACCTGGAATCAGGGGAAGAGCTGGGGGAAGTGAAAGAAATACTGACTCCCGGTGCGAATGATGTATGGGTTGTCGAAAGGAAACAAGATTCAGATGTACTCATCCCTTATATTGAACCTGTTGTCAAAGAAGTAGATCCGGCTCGGCAAGTCATTATCATCGATCCAATAGAGGGGCTGCTAGATTAA
- a CDS encoding YlqD family protein gives MQMIRTIPVKEILTASSRTQLKDKFDQRTQQLDQECRQLSFEQKKLERKPGIAKQDVERRFSKEINRRKDQLRWLEYQRQQLDTLPDGSELETDEVEALVTVEEGDHWAEVTQEQQILIKDGKVIRAR, from the coding sequence ATGCAAATGATCAGAACGATCCCTGTGAAAGAAATATTGACAGCATCCAGTCGTACCCAACTGAAAGATAAATTTGATCAGCGGACACAACAGCTTGATCAAGAGTGCAGGCAACTCTCATTTGAACAAAAGAAGCTGGAACGCAAGCCCGGAATAGCTAAACAAGATGTGGAACGCCGTTTTTCAAAGGAAATCAATCGTAGAAAAGATCAGCTTCGCTGGTTGGAATATCAACGCCAACAGCTGGACACCCTTCCAGATGGTAGTGAATTAGAAACAGATGAAGTTGAAGCATTGGTTACCGTAGAAGAAGGCGATCACTGGGCTGAAGTCACCCAGGAACAACAGATTCTCATTAAAGATGGAAAAGTCATAAGAGCGAGGTAA
- a CDS encoding KH domain-containing protein, with protein sequence MQALIETIVTPLVDHPDDIKVDVKEENHKMVYHLSVHPDDVGKVIGKNGRIAKAIRTVVYAAGSDSDKRIYLDIM encoded by the coding sequence ATGCAAGCCTTAATCGAAACGATCGTCACTCCGCTTGTCGATCATCCAGACGACATCAAAGTGGATGTGAAAGAAGAAAATCACAAAATGGTTTACCATCTTTCTGTCCACCCGGATGACGTCGGAAAAGTGATCGGGAAAAACGGGCGGATTGCGAAAGCGATTCGAACTGTCGTTTACGCGGCAGGCTCTGATTCTGATAAAAGAATCTATTTAGATATCATGTAA
- the rpsP gene encoding 30S ribosomal protein S16, translated as MAVKIRLKRMGSKRNPFYRVVVADSRSPRDGRIIEQIGTYNPVTNPVEVKLDADKAIDWMSNGAKPSDTVRNLFSNEGIMKQFHEKKNQK; from the coding sequence ATGGCAGTAAAAATTCGCCTAAAACGTATGGGATCTAAACGTAACCCATTTTACCGTGTAGTAGTTGCAGATTCTCGTTCTCCTCGTGATGGACGTATCATCGAGCAAATCGGAACATATAACCCAGTCACTAACCCTGTAGAGGTTAAACTTGACGCTGACAAAGCGATCGACTGGATGTCCAACGGTGCGAAGCCGAGCGACACGGTCCGTAACCTATTCTCTAACGAAGGCATCATGAAGCAGTTCCACGAAAAGAAAAACCAAAAATAA
- the ffh gene encoding signal recognition particle protein — MAFEGLSDRLQETIKKIKGKGKVTEQDVKEMTREVRLALLEADVNFKVVKDFVKRVRERAIGQEVMESLTPGQQVIKVVKEELTELMGGDESKIAVAKRPPTVIMMVGLQGAGKTTTTGKLANLLRKSYNRKPLLVAADVYRPAAIQQLETLGKQLTMPVHAEGTEADPVDIAKNAIDKAKEEHHDYVLIDTAGRLHVDGDLMGELQQIKEAVNPDEIFLVVDSMTGQDAVNVAESFDEQLDISGVLLTKLDGDTRGGAALSIKAVTGKPIKFAGTGEKLDQLETFHPERMASRILGMGDMLTLIEKAQTQVDDKQAKELESKMRNASFTFEDFLEQMEQVKSMGPLDEIINMIPGASKMKGLQNASFDDKQIVHVEAIIQSMTKNERQDPSVMNASRKKRIAKGSGTSVSEVNRLLKQFEEMKKMMKQMSNTKGKKGKGMKFPFM; from the coding sequence ATGGCATTTGAAGGTTTATCCGACCGTTTGCAGGAAACCATCAAGAAAATCAAAGGCAAAGGGAAGGTAACCGAACAAGACGTAAAAGAGATGACCCGTGAAGTACGTCTCGCCCTCCTCGAGGCCGATGTCAACTTTAAAGTCGTGAAAGATTTCGTCAAGCGTGTACGTGAACGCGCCATCGGTCAGGAGGTTATGGAGAGCCTGACCCCAGGTCAACAGGTAATCAAAGTCGTGAAAGAAGAACTGACGGAATTGATGGGTGGAGATGAAAGTAAAATTGCTGTCGCCAAACGCCCGCCGACGGTCATCATGATGGTCGGCCTCCAGGGTGCAGGTAAAACCACCACAACCGGTAAGCTTGCCAATTTATTGCGTAAGAGTTATAACCGCAAGCCGTTGTTAGTGGCAGCAGATGTCTACCGTCCGGCAGCTATCCAGCAATTGGAGACGCTCGGGAAACAATTGACTATGCCTGTACACGCAGAGGGCACAGAGGCTGACCCTGTCGATATCGCAAAAAATGCAATTGACAAAGCGAAAGAAGAACACCATGACTATGTGTTGATCGATACTGCCGGCCGCCTGCATGTCGATGGAGATTTGATGGGTGAACTGCAGCAGATCAAAGAAGCTGTAAACCCTGATGAAATCTTCCTTGTCGTGGATTCGATGACAGGTCAAGATGCAGTTAATGTTGCAGAGAGCTTTGACGAACAACTGGATATCAGTGGCGTTCTTCTGACTAAATTGGATGGTGACACCCGTGGTGGTGCGGCACTTTCTATCAAAGCCGTTACTGGTAAACCGATAAAATTCGCCGGTACGGGCGAGAAGTTAGACCAGTTGGAAACATTTCACCCTGAACGGATGGCTTCAAGAATTCTCGGCATGGGGGATATGTTGACACTCATCGAGAAAGCTCAGACGCAAGTCGATGATAAGCAGGCTAAAGAGCTTGAATCGAAAATGCGGAATGCTTCATTCACGTTCGAGGATTTCCTGGAACAAATGGAACAAGTGAAGAGTATGGGGCCGCTCGATGAAATAATCAATATGATTCCTGGTGCCAGCAAGATGAAAGGATTGCAGAATGCATCGTTTGATGATAAACAAATCGTCCATGTGGAAGCGATCATCCAATCTATGACCAAAAACGAGCGCCAGGACCCATCTGTCATGAATGCAAGCCGTAAAAAACGGATAGCCAAAGGCTCCGGGACCTCAGTTTCGGAAGTGAACCGTTTATTAAAACAGTTTGAAGAAATGAAGAAAATGATGAAACAAATGAGCAATACAAAAGGGAAAAAAGGCAAAGGAATGAAATTTCCTTTCATGTAA
- a CDS encoding putative DNA-binding protein yields the protein MLEKTTRINYLFDFYQSLLTPKQSNYMELYYLEDYSLGEISETFDVSRQAVYDNIRRTETMLEEYEKKLQLYEKFQKRQQVFKEMEAEIENTKLPEQFRVWLDQLLELE from the coding sequence GTGCTTGAAAAAACAACACGGATTAATTATCTTTTTGATTTCTATCAATCGTTGTTGACTCCTAAACAAAGCAATTACATGGAGTTATATTATCTGGAAGATTACTCTTTAGGTGAAATATCAGAAACCTTTGATGTCTCGCGTCAAGCGGTTTATGATAATATTCGCCGAACAGAGACAATGCTTGAAGAATATGAAAAAAAGCTTCAATTATATGAAAAGTTCCAAAAGCGCCAGCAGGTGTTCAAAGAAATGGAAGCAGAAATTGAAAACACAAAACTTCCAGAGCAATTCCGCGTATGGCTAGATCAACTACTAGAATTAGAATAG
- the ftsY gene encoding signal recognition particle-docking protein FtsY, with protein sequence MSFFKKLKEKFVKGPEEEEEKRDENTEEEETEVEAEADGNPPLDGETEVIDDGESDEAESKGSPVEEAPAEDEEEQVQVFEESSSVEVTEDEEEEETIASKFKKGLSKTRNSFSSKINDLVARYRTVDEDFFEELEEVLISADVGVTTVMEMIEELEMEVKRRNIQDPQKVKEVISEKLVEIYYGDDDAGDIEGLVENPDGLTIYLFVGVNGVGKTTTIGKLAHRLKSEGKNVTLAAGDTFRAGAIEQLEEWGKRVGVNVTKHSEGSDPAAVIYDGIQSAKSRQADVLICDTAGRLQNKVNLMNELSKVKRVIEREAPGAPHEVLLVLDATTGQNAMSQAKTFSEATDVSGIVLSKLDGTAKGGIVLAIRNELDIPVKLVGLGEKVTDLETFDAHAFVYGLFADMIEDYEDEEKTS encoded by the coding sequence ATGAGCTTTTTTAAGAAGTTGAAAGAGAAATTCGTGAAAGGCCCAGAAGAAGAGGAAGAGAAAAGGGACGAGAACACGGAAGAAGAAGAAACGGAAGTTGAAGCAGAGGCTGATGGAAACCCACCACTTGACGGCGAAACAGAAGTCATAGATGACGGAGAGTCTGATGAAGCTGAATCAAAGGGTTCCCCGGTGGAAGAAGCACCTGCAGAGGACGAAGAAGAACAGGTGCAAGTATTTGAAGAAAGCTCTAGTGTAGAGGTAACTGAAGATGAAGAGGAAGAAGAAACGATTGCTTCAAAGTTTAAAAAGGGGCTTTCCAAAACCCGCAACTCCTTTTCCAGTAAAATCAATGATCTTGTAGCAAGGTATCGTACAGTAGATGAGGACTTTTTCGAAGAACTTGAGGAAGTTTTGATTTCAGCTGACGTCGGTGTTACGACGGTTATGGAAATGATTGAAGAACTAGAGATGGAAGTGAAGCGGAGAAACATCCAGGATCCTCAAAAAGTAAAAGAAGTCATCTCAGAGAAACTTGTAGAAATTTACTATGGAGATGACGATGCAGGGGATATTGAAGGCCTTGTGGAAAACCCTGATGGATTGACGATCTACTTGTTTGTCGGTGTCAACGGAGTCGGGAAAACGACGACCATCGGTAAGCTAGCCCATCGTCTTAAATCAGAAGGAAAGAACGTAACATTAGCAGCAGGTGATACCTTCCGTGCAGGTGCTATTGAACAGCTTGAGGAATGGGGTAAGCGTGTAGGTGTCAATGTCACGAAGCATAGCGAAGGCAGTGACCCCGCAGCTGTCATTTATGACGGTATCCAGTCTGCTAAGTCTCGTCAGGCCGATGTGCTCATCTGTGACACGGCTGGCCGCCTGCAGAACAAAGTGAATTTAATGAACGAGCTGTCTAAAGTGAAGAGAGTCATTGAAAGAGAAGCACCAGGGGCGCCCCATGAAGTTCTTCTTGTATTGGATGCCACGACTGGACAAAATGCCATGAGTCAAGCCAAAACGTTTTCTGAAGCAACAGACGTCTCCGGAATCGTTCTGTCTAAGCTGGATGGAACAGCCAAGGGTGGAATCGTATTAGCGATCCGAAATGAACTGGATATACCGGTGAAGCTTGTAGGTCTTGGAGAGAAGGTCACTGATCTCGAGACGTTTGATGCCCACGCTTTCGTTTATGGATTGTTTGCAGATATGATTGAAGATTATGAAGACGAAGAAAAAACATCATAA